From Solidesulfovibrio carbinoliphilus subsp. oakridgensis, the proteins below share one genomic window:
- a CDS encoding HU family DNA-binding protein, which produces MNKSELIKTLAETKDLHIDEAADIVNAFVDSVKQALINEDRVEIRGFGSFKIKGYKGYTGRNPKSGDVVTVAPKKLPFFRPGKELKEYLNK; this is translated from the coding sequence ATGAACAAAAGCGAACTCATCAAAACCCTGGCCGAAACCAAGGACCTGCATATCGACGAGGCGGCCGACATCGTCAACGCCTTTGTCGATTCCGTCAAACAGGCGCTTATCAACGAAGACCGGGTGGAAATCCGGGGATTCGGCAGCTTCAAGATCAAAGGCTACAAAGGCTACACCGGCCGCAACCCCAAGTCCGGGGACGTGGTCACCGTGGCTCCCAAAAAGCTGCCCTTTTTCCGCCCCGGCAAAGAACTCAAGGAATACCTTAACAAATAA
- a CDS encoding MinD/ParA family protein: protein MSHTVNPRASLSIAILSGKGGVGKTNLALNLSYALYRASHRVLVMDFDVGLANIDVLLGLSPEKNLQDLFRPGVMAEDVMLAVEPDGFDFLPAASGVPELLEMDDDMREILFQKLNTAFGNYDYLMLDLGAGISQTVLSVAAMSHLRVLVVTPEPTSLTDSYAVIKVLHTQYGITDFHILVNQVAGPDDTKATFGRLAAACQHFLGFSPTLLGGVRADPALPDAVRRQIPLLRHAPRSPAAQDILAGAVKLHRIRQQRQETLLEMPVLGKIPPVRK from the coding sequence ATGTCCCACACCGTCAATCCCCGGGCCTCCCTGTCCATCGCCATCCTGAGCGGCAAGGGCGGCGTGGGGAAAACGAATCTGGCGCTGAACCTGAGCTACGCCCTCTACCGGGCCAGCCACCGCGTCCTGGTCATGGACTTCGACGTGGGCCTGGCCAATATCGACGTGCTCCTCGGCCTGTCTCCGGAAAAAAACCTGCAGGACCTCTTCCGGCCGGGCGTCATGGCCGAGGACGTCATGCTGGCCGTGGAACCCGACGGTTTCGACTTCCTGCCGGCAGCCAGCGGCGTGCCGGAACTCCTGGAAATGGACGACGACATGCGCGAAATCCTTTTCCAGAAGCTCAATACCGCTTTTGGCAACTACGACTACCTCATGCTCGACCTCGGGGCCGGCATCTCCCAGACCGTCCTGTCCGTGGCCGCCATGAGCCATCTGCGCGTGCTCGTGGTCACGCCGGAGCCCACGTCCCTGACCGACTCTTACGCCGTCATCAAGGTGCTCCACACCCAGTACGGCATCACGGACTTTCACATTCTGGTCAATCAGGTCGCAGGGCCGGACGACACCAAGGCCACCTTCGGCCGGCTGGCGGCCGCCTGCCAGCATTTCCTGGGATTTTCGCCCACGCTCCTTGGCGGGGTGCGGGCCGATCCGGCCCTGCCGGACGCCGTGCGCCGCCAGATTCCGCTCCTGCGCCACGCCCCGCGCAGTCCGGCCGCCCAGGACATCCTGGCCGGCGCCGTGAAACTCCACCGCATCCGGCAGCAACGCCAGGAAACGCTCCTGGAGATGCCGGTGCTCGGGAAAATTCCCCCGGTTCGCAAGTAA
- a CDS encoding GGDEF domain-containing protein, whose translation MKPDVPPLIDASHEEMLAELETLRGMLAEMEKPDCATDGDGVVIMRLCSGLSLAGWEALCNHQDLRDWLALPLSANPLPYLSRIQETLKELVFLSEHDPLTKLYNRGAFERILSAELIRSSRAGQSLALVLFDLDDFKAINDTYGHPCGDRVLETIGALLLAEKRTYDTAARVGGEEFALILPSVGLVRAAMVIERIVAAVRSLKIVCDGVDTPLCITISAGLAITKGKMATTLDKLYALADGALYEAKSGGKDRIVAAPIADLTSPPERTLVRSDEKRFLFTGLTKG comes from the coding sequence ATGAAGCCTGACGTCCCCCCCCTCATCGACGCGTCCCATGAGGAGATGCTGGCGGAGTTGGAGACGCTTCGTGGCATGCTGGCCGAGATGGAAAAGCCGGACTGCGCCACCGATGGCGACGGGGTGGTCATCATGCGCCTGTGTTCGGGCCTGAGCCTGGCCGGGTGGGAGGCGCTTTGCAACCACCAGGACCTGCGCGACTGGCTGGCCCTACCCCTGTCGGCCAATCCGCTGCCGTATCTCTCCCGCATCCAGGAGACGCTCAAGGAGCTGGTCTTTCTGTCCGAGCACGATCCTCTGACCAAGCTCTACAACCGGGGGGCCTTCGAGCGGATCCTGTCCGCCGAACTCATCCGGTCCTCCCGGGCCGGCCAATCCCTGGCCCTGGTCCTTTTCGACCTCGACGACTTCAAAGCCATAAACGACACCTACGGCCACCCCTGCGGCGACCGGGTCCTCGAAACCATCGGGGCCCTCCTTTTGGCCGAAAAGCGGACCTACGACACGGCGGCCCGGGTCGGAGGCGAGGAATTCGCGCTGATTTTGCCAAGTGTCGGCCTGGTCCGGGCCGCGATGGTCATCGAGCGGATCGTCGCCGCCGTCCGCTCGCTCAAGATCGTTTGCGACGGCGTGGACACGCCGCTTTGCATCACCATCTCCGCGGGTCTGGCCATCACCAAGGGCAAGATGGCCACCACCCTCGACAAGCTTTACGCCCTGGCCGACGGGGCCCTCTATGAGGCCAAATCCGGCGGCAAGGACCGCATCGTTGCCGCCCCCATCGCCGACCTGACCTCCCCGCCCGAGCGAACGCTCGTCCGCTCCGATGAAAAAAGATTTCTCTTCACAGGCTTAACCAAAGGATAA